A genome region from bacterium includes the following:
- a CDS encoding EamA family transporter, which yields MTTARKPFLGTLNPKGIPYLLAVYFFWGSTYLAIRIAVRGGDGMPPFMLGVIRTGIAGTILLTWSYFRYKSIRLTKTEFIVNAISGTLLWVGGNGLVNFAEQRAESGYAALLVGALPLWVTIMEGIIDRKVPTLKLVGALVIGFLGLGVLLFPVIQHGDSGDILSAVALLAAPLCWGAGSILMQRKKSSLPSLTSSAYQHLFGFVAMSIVSLLSGETLHPLPLEIWLAVGYLIVAGSIIAYTSYLTSLTLLPISVVTTYAYVNPVIAVLLGWLLIDEPVSGWTLGGMALIIAGVVGVFHEKRK from the coding sequence ATGACTACTGCTCGCAAACCATTTCTGGGTACACTCAATCCGAAGGGAATACCATACCTACTCGCTGTCTACTTCTTTTGGGGCAGCACCTACTTAGCGATCCGGATTGCGGTCCGGGGCGGTGATGGGATGCCCCCCTTTATGCTGGGGGTTATCCGCACCGGTATTGCCGGCACAATCCTCCTCACATGGTCATATTTCCGCTACAAGTCGATTCGCCTGACCAAAACCGAATTCATCGTAAATGCCATCTCCGGTACTCTCCTGTGGGTTGGTGGGAATGGGTTGGTCAATTTTGCCGAACAACGCGCCGAATCCGGTTATGCCGCGCTGTTGGTAGGTGCGCTTCCGCTATGGGTCACCATTATGGAAGGAATCATCGACCGGAAAGTGCCGACCTTGAAACTGGTGGGAGCGTTAGTGATCGGCTTTCTGGGTCTTGGGGTACTGCTCTTTCCGGTGATACAACACGGTGACTCCGGCGATATTCTTTCCGCAGTTGCGTTACTGGCGGCGCCGTTATGCTGGGGTGCCGGGTCGATTCTCATGCAGCGCAAGAAAAGTAGTCTCCCTTCGCTCACCAGTTCCGCGTATCAACATCTCTTCGGGTTTGTCGCGATGAGTATAGTCTCCTTGCTCAGTGGGGAAACTCTGCATCCCCTTCCGCTTGAAATCTGGTTAGCGGTAGGATACCTCATCGTTGCCGGTTCGATAATCGCCTATACTTCCTATCTCACGTCGTTGACATTACTCCCGATATCGGTGGTTACCACGTATGCTTATGTCAATCCGGTCATCGCCGTACTGCTCGGTTGGTTGCTCATCGATGAACCGGTATCCGGGTGGACCTTGGGCGGCATGGCGCTCATCATCGCCGGTGTGGTCGGTGTCTTCCACGAGAAGAGAAAGTAG
- a CDS encoding CoA transferase subunit A yields MNKVLTSATEAIAKIEPHDGDTILLGGFGLCGIPENLILALRDSRVKNLTCVSNNAGVDDWGLGLLLQTRQIKKMISTYVGENATFERQYLDGELEIEFVPQGTFAERLRAGGAGIPAFYTPTGVGTPIAEGKETKIFLDQSNEEREYLMERWIRGRIAMVAAWKADPYGNLIYRKTARNFNPMMATAADIVVAEVEELVELGALDQENVHTPGIFVDYIIVAPREKRIERRTVR; encoded by the coding sequence ATGAACAAAGTACTCACTTCCGCAACGGAAGCGATTGCGAAAATCGAACCGCATGACGGCGACACCATCTTGTTGGGTGGGTTCGGACTTTGCGGCATTCCAGAGAATCTGATCCTCGCCCTGCGCGACAGCCGGGTGAAGAACCTCACCTGTGTGTCGAACAATGCGGGAGTCGATGACTGGGGATTAGGTTTGTTGTTGCAGACCCGCCAGATCAAAAAAATGATTTCGACTTATGTTGGTGAGAATGCAACATTTGAGCGCCAGTACTTAGATGGCGAATTGGAGATTGAGTTTGTTCCCCAAGGCACTTTTGCCGAACGTTTACGGGCCGGTGGCGCTGGAATTCCTGCGTTCTATACCCCGACCGGCGTCGGTACACCAATCGCGGAAGGGAAAGAGACAAAGATATTTCTCGATCAATCCAATGAAGAGCGCGAATACCTGATGGAGCGCTGGATTCGCGGCAGGATTGCGATGGTAGCCGCCTGGAAAGCCGATCCCTATGGGAATCTCATTTACCGGAAAACTGCTCGCAACTTTAATCCCATGATGGCGACCGCTGCCGATATCGTGGTTGCCGAAGTGGAAGAATTGGTGGAACTCGGCGCATTGGATCAAGAGAATGTTCATACCCCGGGAATTTTCGTCGACTACATCATCGTCGCTCCCCGCGAGAAGCGGATTGAGCGGCGTACCGTTCGGTAG
- a CDS encoding 3-oxoacid CoA-transferase subunit B, whose protein sequence is MTFEEKIVRRAALEVQDGFAVNLGIGLPTLVANYIPDGMFVMLQSENGLLGMGVFPVEAEVDADLINAGKQTVTAVPGASYFSSADSFAMIRGGHVDLTILGAMQVSQEGDLANWMIPGKMVKGMGGAMDLVAGAKRVIVAMQHTAKGAAKILRKCTLPLTGVHCVDMVITENAVFRIEKHTRQMFLCEIAEGLRVDDISAQTEAEFLAVPDLKTIEYR, encoded by the coding sequence ATGACATTTGAAGAAAAAATCGTCCGCCGCGCCGCCTTAGAGGTGCAGGACGGATTTGCGGTGAATCTCGGAATCGGCTTGCCGACCCTAGTAGCTAATTACATTCCCGACGGGATGTTTGTCATGCTGCAATCGGAAAACGGGCTGTTGGGAATGGGAGTATTTCCGGTCGAAGCGGAAGTCGACGCCGATTTGATCAATGCCGGAAAGCAAACAGTGACGGCGGTTCCCGGCGCATCGTACTTTTCGAGCGCCGATAGTTTTGCGATGATTCGCGGCGGTCACGTCGATTTAACCATTCTCGGAGCGATGCAGGTTTCGCAGGAAGGCGACCTTGCCAATTGGATGATTCCCGGGAAAATGGTGAAAGGGATGGGCGGCGCGATGGACTTGGTCGCGGGGGCGAAGCGGGTCATTGTTGCGATGCAGCATACCGCGAAAGGTGCAGCTAAGATTTTGCGAAAATGTACCTTGCCGCTGACCGGAGTACACTGCGTCGATATGGTGATAACCGAAAACGCTGTCTTCCGAATCGAAAAACATACACGGCAAATGTTCCTCTGTGAAATCGCCGAAGGGCTAAGGGTTGACGACATTTCCGCACAAACTGAAGCCGAGTTTTTGGCGGTGCCAGATTTGAAAACCATCGAATATCGGTAA
- a CDS encoding ferritin-like domain-containing protein translates to MSSKKSHNSDSGKALVLKKLVESLTLEINAIAQYHSFAINCKPVDFRSAKVAELFQHLAADETGDLKIFIEWINNLGGTVDESLPVKMELVTDPVKMLKMAIEMEKGAVRKYREVLKALKTIEEEEFYSEGLFHAIIHIITDEQEHIRKCELLLD, encoded by the coding sequence ATGTCGTCGAAAAAATCTCATAATAGCGACAGCGGTAAAGCGCTTGTCCTCAAGAAATTGGTCGAATCCCTCACGCTGGAAATCAATGCGATTGCCCAGTACCACAGTTTTGCTATAAACTGCAAACCGGTCGACTTCCGCAGTGCGAAAGTTGCTGAATTGTTCCAACATCTCGCCGCCGATGAAACCGGAGATTTGAAGATATTCATCGAATGGATTAATAATTTGGGCGGTACGGTCGACGAAAGCCTTCCGGTGAAAATGGAATTGGTCACCGATCCGGTCAAGATGCTAAAGATGGCGATTGAAATGGAGAAAGGCGCCGTGCGGAAATATCGCGAAGTTTTAAAGGCGCTGAAGACAATCGAAGAGGAAGAGTTTTACTCGGAAGGGCTCTTCCACGCTATCATCCATATTATCACCGACGAGCAGGAACATATCCGCAAGTGTGAGCTTTTGCTCGACTAA
- a CDS encoding ferritin family protein: protein MEYVASAGALGALKLAISAEKEGLESYLKYALKTEEKTGKDMFLQLALDEVDHMNLLEEQLLHLEETGNYRPKDLPKTLLEKIRPHVAKRAVKISGEQGLSALDALKAALEHEAKAVRFYQDFYYHTDDVAARGIFGRLVEMEQAHVDLIQAEIDSITGSGYWFGISEITLEHTMDE from the coding sequence ATGGAGTATGTAGCATCGGCTGGCGCACTCGGCGCATTGAAACTTGCCATATCCGCCGAGAAGGAAGGATTGGAGTCTTATCTCAAGTATGCGTTAAAGACCGAAGAAAAAACCGGTAAGGATATGTTCCTACAATTGGCATTGGATGAAGTCGATCACATGAATCTCCTCGAAGAGCAGCTTTTGCACCTCGAAGAGACAGGCAACTACCGCCCGAAAGATTTACCAAAAACGCTGTTGGAGAAGATCCGTCCCCATGTCGCCAAGCGGGCGGTCAAAATCTCCGGTGAGCAAGGATTATCCGCGCTCGACGCACTAAAAGCAGCATTAGAACACGAAGCGAAAGCGGTTCGATTCTATCAGGATTTTTATTATCACACCGATGATGTCGCCGCCCGCGGGATTTTCGGACGTTTGGTTGAAATGGAACAAGCCCATGTCGATCTAATTCAAGCGGAAATTGACTCGATTACCGGCAGCGGATATTGGTTCGGGATAAGCGAAATTACGCTCGAACATACGATGGACGAATAG
- the acs gene encoding acetate--CoA ligase, producing the protein MNQSSNIEVLLREEHRFPPPDDFRKTAYVSDESLHEAARQDPEAFWREQAKFVDWMEPFDKVLDDSNPPFYRWYVGGKLNVSSNCLDRHVQAGNGNKAAIIWEGEPGDRRTMTYRELWRYVNKFANALKKLGIVKGDRVAIYLPLIPEAAIAMLACARIGAIHSVVFGGFSPESLRDRINDAEAKLLITSDGGWRRGEVLPLKHDSDIAIMQCPSIKHVVIVKRGEFLLRVKEGRDHWFHRLMQDQPNWCEPEPMDANDPLFTLYTSGSTGKPKGILHHCGGYLVGVNRTTQWVFDLKPQDVFWCTADVGWVTGHSYVVYGPLSLGATIVMYEGAPDWPEKDRFWELIEKHGVTVFYTAPTAIRAFMKWGTEHPAKHDLSTLRLLGTVGEPINPAAWLWYNEHIGHNKCPIVDTWWQTETGGIMISPLPGITTTRPGSATKALPGIDAAILNEAGEEVPTGSGGLLAIRKPWPAMLAGLWGDPERYKAVYWSKWGGKYYFPGDGSRKDEDGNFWLLGRVDDVMNVAGHRISTMEVESALVSHPLVSEAAVVGIEHEIKGEAIAAFVTLKGGKMGDAELVAQLKDTVATQIGAIAKPEKILFSSDLPKTRSGKIMRRLLRDIAAGRVLGDTTTLADPSVVDFLKKKYEEQES; encoded by the coding sequence ATGAACCAGTCGAGTAATATCGAAGTACTCTTACGCGAAGAACATCGCTTTCCACCGCCGGACGACTTTCGCAAAACCGCGTATGTCTCCGACGAATCGCTCCACGAAGCTGCCCGGCAGGATCCCGAAGCCTTCTGGCGGGAACAGGCAAAGTTTGTCGATTGGATGGAACCGTTCGACAAAGTGTTGGACGACTCGAATCCACCATTTTACCGCTGGTATGTCGGCGGCAAATTAAACGTCTCCAGCAATTGTCTTGACCGCCATGTCCAAGCTGGGAATGGCAATAAAGCGGCAATCATCTGGGAAGGGGAACCGGGCGACCGTCGGACGATGACCTACCGCGAATTGTGGCGTTATGTCAATAAATTCGCCAATGCCTTGAAGAAACTGGGCATCGTCAAAGGGGATCGCGTCGCGATTTATCTCCCGTTGATTCCCGAAGCGGCGATTGCAATGCTTGCCTGCGCTCGTATCGGCGCAATTCACAGTGTCGTTTTCGGCGGATTCTCGCCTGAATCGCTCCGAGACCGGATCAACGACGCCGAAGCGAAACTTTTAATTACTTCCGATGGCGGGTGGCGGCGCGGCGAAGTGTTACCACTGAAGCACGATTCCGATATCGCCATCATGCAATGCCCATCGATAAAACATGTGGTCATCGTGAAGCGCGGCGAGTTTTTGCTACGCGTCAAAGAGGGGCGCGACCACTGGTTTCATCGCTTGATGCAAGACCAACCGAATTGGTGCGAACCGGAACCGATGGATGCCAACGACCCGCTCTTTACGCTTTATACAAGCGGCTCTACCGGAAAACCGAAGGGGATTCTCCATCATTGCGGCGGGTACTTGGTTGGCGTCAACCGGACGACGCAATGGGTGTTCGATTTGAAACCGCAGGATGTGTTCTGGTGTACGGCAGATGTCGGTTGGGTGACCGGACACTCCTATGTCGTTTACGGGCCGCTCTCACTCGGAGCAACCATCGTGATGTACGAAGGAGCGCCTGATTGGCCGGAGAAGGATCGTTTTTGGGAGCTAATCGAGAAGCATGGCGTGACAGTCTTCTATACCGCGCCTACTGCGATTCGCGCCTTCATGAAATGGGGTACCGAACATCCGGCGAAACACGATTTATCGACTTTACGGTTGTTGGGAACCGTCGGCGAGCCGATTAACCCGGCAGCTTGGCTCTGGTATAACGAGCATATCGGTCACAACAAATGTCCGATTGTCGATACGTGGTGGCAGACCGAAACCGGCGGAATCATGATTTCTCCGCTTCCCGGGATAACGACCACTCGGCCGGGCAGTGCCACGAAAGCGTTGCCGGGGATCGATGCCGCAATTTTGAATGAAGCAGGTGAGGAAGTTCCGACGGGCTCCGGGGGGTTGCTCGCAATTCGGAAGCCGTGGCCGGCAATGCTGGCAGGTTTGTGGGGCGATCCTGAGCGCTATAAAGCGGTCTATTGGTCGAAATGGGGCGGTAAATACTACTTCCCGGGGGATGGTTCGCGGAAGGATGAAGACGGCAACTTCTGGCTGCTGGGCCGGGTCGACGATGTGATGAATGTCGCGGGGCACCGGATTTCGACGATGGAGGTCGAGAGCGCTTTGGTCTCCCATCCGTTAGTTTCGGAAGCCGCGGTCGTCGGGATCGAGCACGAAATCAAAGGGGAGGCGATTGCCGCGTTTGTGACGCTGAAAGGCGGAAAGATGGGCGATGCCGAACTGGTCGCTCAATTGAAAGATACCGTTGCCACGCAAATCGGCGCGATAGCGAAACCGGAGAAAATCCTCTTCAGTTCCGACTTACCGAAAACCCGCAGTGGAAAAATCATGCGGCGACTCTTACGTGACATCGCGGCGGGACGCGTCCTCGGCGATACAACTACCCTTGCCGACCCCAGCGTCGTAGATTTCCTGAAGAAGAAGTACGAAGAGCAGGAGTCGTAA
- a CDS encoding M28 family peptidase: MNIVKWVETVAQVPSFSSHEERLHPLLLKVAEKVPGATVEFVPFNNMIITVPGTLDTKLIAVSAHLDKINHFGIDRTDSLPISNVDGKLTGLLDDATGVGILLALLEEIHNIPQRPTLLFLFSEMEESTGLKQAPHLLKNNGEGYYSGMGAERIAKHLIATNRIPALVATIDTTPLFKGEAGVALYSKHWEFNKIEPTEQLLKNTTAVEEWFTKNYPEVLHRNNTNDYLMYGKILNTETPQAVVSIAIEPSIFPYHCAEEGVFERDIIAVSNILRALVQANLSLRGA; encoded by the coding sequence ATGAATATCGTAAAATGGGTCGAGACGGTCGCGCAGGTTCCCTCATTCAGCAGCCACGAAGAACGGCTGCATCCGTTGTTACTAAAAGTAGCGGAGAAAGTCCCGGGAGCGACGGTGGAGTTTGTTCCATTCAACAACATGATAATCACGGTACCGGGGACACTAGATACGAAGCTTATTGCAGTATCGGCGCACCTCGATAAAATCAATCACTTCGGCATCGACCGCACCGATTCGCTCCCGATTTCTAATGTCGATGGGAAACTAACCGGGTTACTCGACGATGCGACCGGCGTCGGGATTCTGCTCGCATTGTTGGAAGAAATTCACAACATTCCGCAACGGCCGACCTTGCTATTCCTCTTTTCCGAAATGGAAGAGAGTACCGGATTGAAACAAGCGCCTCACTTACTCAAGAACAATGGGGAGGGGTACTACTCCGGGATGGGTGCGGAGCGGATCGCCAAGCATTTGATTGCCACCAATCGTATCCCTGCATTGGTTGCGACCATCGATACGACGCCGCTCTTCAAAGGGGAAGCGGGCGTCGCATTGTACAGCAAACATTGGGAATTCAATAAAATCGAACCGACGGAGCAGTTGCTAAAGAATACGACCGCAGTCGAAGAGTGGTTCACGAAGAACTATCCCGAGGTGTTGCACCGGAACAACACCAACGATTACCTGATGTATGGGAAAATTCTGAATACCGAGACGCCGCAAGCAGTGGTATCGATTGCGATTGAGCCATCGATCTTCCCCTATCATTGTGCCGAGGAAGGGGTATTCGAGCGCGACATTATTGCAGTATCCAATATCCTCCGAGCATTAGTGCAAGCGAATTTGTCTTTGCGAGGAGCGTAG
- a CDS encoding TonB-dependent receptor: protein MKRHFNFCLFVVLAIIGLVGNTNAKPDTTATTTLREITVTAERQPTTLLEAPYSVNVIGVRQQSNAISAGLDKALSEVPGVFAQSRYGGSDVRLTIRGFGSRGAAERSNAATIRGVRVLLDGIPLTEPDGRTSLDLVELSTLQKIEVVRTNASTLWGNASGGVLHLQSSTGSGSPAVSIEQDVGAHGYQRSTISGEGSYAGKQYSAVVYRSRYDGWRDHSDGDRTGFRASMAGNLSQTAQYGFSLAGVENSFKIPGALTEAQVSENPTLANATYQRRDERRINKLGLAGGWLIAELPGNHALEIRAFYNPKRLERSERNTYRDFDRVLWGGDAVLQRKFQHTESLSFTAAMGVDFSSQSGIGEFRNLVDGQRGTVTSDKKDEIVRNYGMFLTGNLQWRQWRGTIGFRNDWVDYDFHDMLHPALDDAKQFSVWSPRLAVSWLPRVDQSLYLQYSGGIEVPAGNEVNPPPGWDTLTILNPNLEPMRSRTLEAGWKIFGAGEKWLSRWSSEIAVYRITVSDELIPYDNGKYYASKASSERYGVEWSGVCAFSQGISTRAALTWQQHRYREYQAIDGAESFAENRVAGVPDWFYSLSAEYRPILLSQLSLSAKVRGVGDYYADDANRLKIDSYQLVDAGIVWKQPVSKELSLRFTTMVENLADRKYIASTYINPEIPTTAQPAYLEPGLPRNYTVALALEWKK from the coding sequence ATGAAACGACATTTCAATTTCTGTCTCTTTGTAGTTTTGGCGATAATCGGACTAGTGGGCAACACAAACGCTAAGCCAGATACTACCGCGACGACGACCCTGCGTGAGATAACGGTAACGGCGGAACGGCAACCGACGACATTACTGGAAGCCCCTTATTCGGTGAATGTGATTGGAGTCCGTCAGCAAAGCAATGCCATTAGCGCCGGTCTCGATAAGGCATTGAGTGAAGTGCCCGGCGTATTTGCGCAGTCACGGTACGGCGGCAGTGATGTTCGTTTAACGATTCGCGGATTCGGGTCGCGGGGAGCCGCCGAGCGTTCCAATGCCGCCACCATTCGCGGGGTGCGGGTACTACTCGACGGTATTCCCTTAACCGAACCGGATGGCAGAACATCGCTCGATTTGGTTGAGTTATCCACTTTGCAAAAGATCGAAGTGGTGCGCACCAATGCTTCGACGTTATGGGGGAATGCCTCAGGCGGCGTCCTTCATTTGCAGAGCAGCACCGGCAGCGGTTCGCCGGCGGTTTCGATAGAACAAGATGTCGGCGCACACGGATATCAACGTTCGACGATCAGCGGCGAAGGGTCGTATGCGGGAAAACAGTATTCCGCGGTGGTGTACCGTTCCCGATACGATGGCTGGCGAGACCACTCCGATGGCGACCGTACCGGTTTTCGCGCCTCGATGGCGGGCAATCTTTCGCAAACAGCGCAGTACGGTTTCTCGCTCGCAGGCGTCGAGAATTCCTTTAAGATTCCCGGTGCATTAACGGAAGCGCAGGTATCGGAAAACCCGACGCTGGCGAATGCGACCTATCAACGGCGTGACGAGCGTAGAATCAATAAATTGGGATTGGCGGGCGGTTGGTTGATTGCGGAGTTGCCCGGAAATCACGCACTCGAGATACGCGCGTTTTACAATCCGAAGCGGTTGGAACGTTCGGAACGGAATACTTATCGCGATTTCGACCGGGTATTGTGGGGCGGCGATGCCGTGTTACAACGCAAATTCCAGCATACGGAATCTTTGTCGTTTACAGCGGCGATGGGTGTCGATTTTTCAAGTCAAAGCGGTATCGGCGAGTTCCGGAATTTGGTCGATGGCCAGCGCGGTACCGTAACATCGGACAAGAAAGACGAAATCGTCCGTAACTACGGCATGTTCCTAACCGGAAATCTGCAGTGGCGGCAATGGCGCGGTACGATTGGATTCCGGAACGATTGGGTCGATTACGATTTCCACGATATGCTGCATCCGGCATTGGACGACGCAAAGCAATTTTCGGTATGGTCGCCGCGGCTCGCGGTGAGTTGGCTCCCGCGAGTCGATCAATCCCTCTATTTGCAGTATAGCGGCGGGATCGAAGTGCCGGCAGGAAACGAAGTGAATCCGCCGCCGGGTTGGGATACGTTGACAATTCTGAATCCGAATCTCGAACCGATGCGTTCGCGCACATTAGAAGCCGGCTGGAAAATCTTTGGCGCTGGTGAAAAATGGTTGTCGCGCTGGAGCAGCGAAATCGCCGTTTACCGGATTACCGTCTCCGACGAATTGATACCTTACGATAATGGCAAATACTATGCATCGAAGGCGTCCAGCGAAAGGTATGGCGTCGAGTGGAGCGGGGTGTGCGCGTTCTCGCAAGGGATTTCGACTCGCGCCGCATTGACTTGGCAACAACACCGGTATCGGGAATATCAAGCGATCGATGGTGCGGAAAGCTTTGCTGAGAACCGGGTGGCGGGCGTACCTGATTGGTTTTACTCGCTGAGTGCGGAGTATCGTCCGATTCTGCTTTCTCAGCTTTCTTTATCGGCGAAAGTGCGGGGAGTTGGCGATTATTATGCCGACGATGCGAACAGGCTTAAAATCGATTCGTACCAATTGGTAGACGCCGGGATCGTTTGGAAACAACCGGTGTCGAAGGAACTCTCGCTACGGTTTACGACGATGGTGGAGAATCTTGCGGATCGAAAGTATATCGCTTCGACGTACATCAATCCGGAAATTCCGACGACGGCGCAACCGGCATACCTCGAGCCGGGGCTACCGCGCAACTACACCGTCGCGCTGGCGTTAGAGTGGAAAAAGTAA
- a CDS encoding T9SS type A sorting domain-containing protein: MRNLRFVVISFLLFLSTISFAQDSLHVRCLGRFWRTYSFAVDVSGNYAYIADGSSGLQIVNITNPANPTQVGFCNTPGNANDVKVSGNYAYVTDADFGLRIINVSNPANPIEVGFFDTPGYSRSVAVAGNYAYVADGTSGLQIINISNPANPTSVGFYDTPGHAWDVAISGNYAYVADDTYSLRIIDISNPANPVEVGFYDTPGISYGVTVSGSYAYVADYTSGLQIINVSNPTNPISVGSYDTPGFAYCVTVVGSYAYVGDGSLRIINISNPFNPTEVGFCDSPVSTCVTLAGNYAYVVAYLSGLRIINVSNPVNPIEVGSYDTQGDALDAMVSGNYAYVADDNSGLRIINVSNPMNPTSVGCYDTPGEAHGITVAGGYAYVADYYSGLRIINISNPASPLEVGSYDTPENAYGVAVSGSHAYVADGTSGLRIINVSNPANPAEIGFYDTPGWAYGVKVVGSHAYVADGTSGLQIINISNPANPTEVGSYNTPGSASDVKITGNYAYIADYSYGLRIINISNPASPLEVGYYVTTGLAYGVDVSGSYAYIADYDCLRIINVSNPQNPTEVGFYDTPEFAHTYKVTVNGNLAYVAAGQEFGIYDCSQALGVVDRVGTEVPQSLNLKPNYPNPFNATTTIEYTIPKTGKVDLKVFDINGREVATLVNFHQNPGSYKVTLDGTSLSTGTYLLRLQSGEFSQTQKMVLLK; encoded by the coding sequence ATGCGAAACCTTCGCTTTGTGGTTATAAGTTTTCTTCTTTTCCTTTCCACAATTTCCTTCGCGCAAGACAGCTTACATGTCCGCTGTCTCGGCAGATTCTGGCGCACGTACTCATTTGCTGTCGATGTTTCAGGGAACTACGCCTATATTGCTGATGGATCTTCTGGACTGCAGATTGTTAATATCACAAATCCGGCAAATCCTACACAGGTAGGTTTTTGCAATACGCCGGGTAATGCTAATGATGTAAAGGTTTCCGGCAACTACGCCTATGTTACGGATGCAGATTTTGGACTTCGAATCATCAATGTTAGCAATCCAGCAAATCCAATAGAGGTCGGTTTTTTCGATACACCAGGTTATTCGCGAAGTGTAGCGGTCGCGGGCAACTACGCCTATGTCGCGGACGGTACTTCGGGATTGCAAATCATTAACATCAGCAATCCGGCAAATCCTACTTCAGTTGGCTTTTACGATACGCCGGGTCACGCTTGGGATGTCGCCATTTCAGGGAACTACGCCTATGTTGCAGATGATACTTATAGTTTGCGAATCATCGATATCAGCAATCCTGCAAATCCTGTAGAGGTCGGTTTTTACGATACACCGGGGATTTCTTATGGTGTTACTGTATCAGGCAGCTACGCTTACGTAGCGGATTATACTTCGGGATTACAGATAATCAATGTCAGTAATCCTACAAATCCAATTTCGGTTGGTTCATACGATACTCCAGGGTTTGCATATTGTGTAACGGTTGTAGGCAGCTACGCCTATGTGGGAGATGGATCTCTGCGGATAATCAACATTAGCAATCCGTTTAATCCAACTGAGGTAGGTTTTTGCGATTCGCCAGTTTCTACATGTGTAACGTTGGCAGGCAACTACGCGTATGTCGTGGCATATTTATCAGGATTACGGATTATCAATGTCAGCAACCCGGTAAACCCTATTGAGGTCGGTTCTTACGATACGCAAGGCGATGCTCTTGATGCAATGGTATCTGGTAACTACGCCTATGTCGCAGATGATAACTCTGGCCTGCGGATTATCAACGTTAGTAATCCTATGAATCCTACGTCGGTTGGTTGTTATGATACACCGGGAGAAGCTCATGGTATTACGGTAGCAGGAGGCTACGCCTATGTCGCAGACTACTATTCCGGTTTGCGGATCATCAATATCAGCAATCCGGCAAGTCCTTTAGAAGTCGGTTCTTACGATACGCCTGAGAATGCTTATGGTGTCGCTGTATCTGGCAGCCACGCTTATGTAGCAGATGGTACTAGTGGTTTGCGGATCATCAATGTCAGCAATCCGGCAAATCCCGCAGAGATTGGTTTTTACGATACACCTGGCTGGGCTTATGGTGTAAAAGTAGTTGGCAGCCACGCCTATGTAGCAGATGGCACTAGTGGTTTACAAATTATCAATATCAGCAATCCGGCAAATCCGACTGAAGTCGGTTCTTACAATACACCTGGGAGTGCTTCTGATGTAAAGATAACGGGCAACTACGCCTATATTGCAGACTACAGCTACGGTTTGCGGATCATCAATATTAGCAATCCGGCAAGTCCATTAGAAGTCGGTTATTACGTAACGACAGGGCTTGCTTATGGTGTCGATGTATCCGGCAGCTACGCCTATATTGCAGACTACGACTGTTTGCGGATCATCAATGTCAGCAATCCACAGAATCCCACTGAGGTCGGTTTTTACGATACACCAGAGTTTGCACATACATATAAAGTTACAGTAAACGGTAACCTCGCTTATGTCGCCGCTGGACAGGAATTCGGTATCTACGACTGCTCGCAAGCACTCGGAGTGGTGGATCGAGTCGGAACAGAAGTACCACAGTCTCTTAATCTGAAACCGAACTACCCTAACCCATTCAATGCGACTACCACCATTGAGTACACCATTCCGAAAACGGGAAAAGTCGACTTGAAAGTATTCGATATCAACGGTCGCGAAGTGGCAACGCTGGTGAACTTTCATCAAAACCCGGGATCGTATAAAGTCACCCTCGATGGAACATCACTTTCTACCGGTACTTACTTACTTCGCTTGCAATCAGGGGAATTTTCTCAAACGCAAAAGATGGTGTTGCTGAAGTAG